A genomic stretch from Edaphobacter aggregans includes:
- a CDS encoding polymer-forming cytoskeletal protein — MNPAEGATAIGKSVTIRGELTGKEDLYMDGDIEGTITLPESRLTIGPNARILADISARDVIILGKVNGNVHATGRVELRQTAAVSGDIFAGRLSIEESATVKGRVELQGAEGQSSSHAPADTQQTLVLEPKA, encoded by the coding sequence ATGAATCCAGCAGAGGGAGCCACCGCCATTGGCAAGTCGGTCACTATCCGGGGAGAACTTACCGGCAAGGAAGACCTTTACATGGACGGGGACATCGAAGGAACCATTACCCTGCCGGAGAGCCGGTTGACCATCGGGCCCAACGCACGCATTCTCGCTGATATCAGCGCTCGCGACGTGATTATCCTGGGAAAGGTCAACGGCAACGTGCATGCTACGGGTCGCGTTGAACTGCGACAGACGGCTGCCGTCAGTGGAGATATTTTCGCTGGCAGGCTGTCCATTGAGGAGAGCGCCACAGTCAAGGGCCGGGTAGAACTGCAGGGAGCGGAAGGGCAGTCTTCATCCCATGCTCCTGCGGATACGCAGCAGACTCTCGTCCTCGAGCCGAAGGCTTAG
- the lnt gene encoding apolipoprotein N-acyltransferase, producing the protein MRLIPARLWAMAVLSGILQVLPFPIAGPTPLWRTAFCWIALLPLLWALLANNKQGNPLTFRQGAALGYVCGFVWYLGNCYWIYQTMYLYGGLDRSVAAGILILFCLYLGLYHALFGFLIAAFRRRFGRQIALLLSPFAWVAVELARAHITGLPWDLLGIAQVDNPLLIRLAPITGAYGLSFVIAAVNALWLVRIRIREHRYTRVVLTAAGVVIIVLYVLGLRRIRSPQTIATDAHATLVQQNLEVGAANTGPEPTTQQLLESFSYLSRYPSSHFLLGIPELPGTQSLFLFKRQPGGGAEATTSAPSPTDLIVWPESPAPFQEHDPDFRATLSSLARAANAPIIAGNIGIDRTTENERGYFQFNSASFVSAQGEFVGRYDKMHLVPFGEYVPYKHLFFFAKSLLVEVGLFDPGQQRTVFTTNGHTYGTFICYESIFADEVRQFTKMGAEVLVNISNDGWYGDTSAPWQHLNMVRMRAIENHRWILRATNTGVTASISPNGRVIASAPRHIRTSIRVGFAYEHDLTFYAAHGDIFAYACALATALALAFSLRTKLP; encoded by the coding sequence ATGAGACTTATTCCCGCACGGCTTTGGGCCATGGCCGTACTGTCCGGCATCCTACAGGTTCTGCCCTTTCCTATTGCCGGCCCAACGCCGCTGTGGCGTACCGCTTTTTGCTGGATTGCGCTTCTCCCTCTTCTTTGGGCACTTCTTGCAAATAATAAACAGGGAAATCCACTTACCTTCCGCCAGGGTGCGGCGTTGGGTTACGTCTGCGGTTTCGTCTGGTACTTAGGTAATTGCTACTGGATATATCAAACGATGTACCTATACGGCGGCCTGGACAGGTCTGTCGCCGCTGGAATTCTCATTCTTTTCTGCCTCTACCTTGGGCTATATCATGCGCTTTTTGGTTTCCTGATTGCCGCTTTCAGGCGGCGTTTCGGCAGACAGATTGCTCTCCTGCTTAGTCCGTTTGCGTGGGTTGCCGTCGAGCTGGCGCGGGCCCACATCACGGGGCTTCCCTGGGACTTACTCGGCATTGCGCAGGTCGACAATCCACTGCTCATCCGGCTTGCGCCCATCACTGGAGCCTACGGGCTCTCCTTCGTCATCGCCGCGGTCAACGCGCTCTGGCTCGTGCGAATCCGCATCCGGGAGCACCGTTACACCCGCGTTGTGCTCACCGCGGCAGGGGTCGTTATTATTGTTCTCTATGTTTTGGGGTTACGCCGAATCCGTAGTCCCCAGACCATCGCGACTGATGCCCATGCGACGCTGGTTCAGCAGAATCTCGAGGTCGGCGCGGCGAATACGGGGCCAGAACCCACGACGCAGCAGCTTCTGGAGTCTTTCTCGTACCTCAGTCGATACCCCTCCAGCCACTTTCTCCTTGGAATCCCCGAACTACCCGGCACGCAATCCCTCTTTCTCTTCAAACGGCAGCCTGGAGGTGGAGCCGAGGCCACTACTTCGGCGCCGTCACCGACCGATCTGATCGTCTGGCCCGAATCTCCCGCGCCTTTTCAGGAGCACGATCCCGATTTCCGCGCAACCCTCTCGTCGCTTGCACGTGCCGCCAACGCTCCTATCATCGCTGGAAACATCGGCATCGACCGCACCACCGAGAACGAGCGCGGGTACTTCCAGTTCAACTCCGCGTCCTTCGTTTCAGCGCAGGGGGAGTTCGTTGGCCGCTACGATAAGATGCATCTCGTCCCATTTGGCGAGTACGTCCCCTATAAGCACCTCTTCTTCTTCGCCAAGAGTCTCCTCGTCGAGGTTGGCCTCTTCGATCCCGGCCAGCAGCGTACCGTCTTCACCACCAATGGCCATACCTATGGAACTTTCATCTGCTACGAGTCCATCTTTGCCGATGAGGTGCGCCAGTTTACGAAGATGGGGGCCGAGGTGCTAGTCAATATCTCCAACGATGGATGGTATGGCGACACGAGTGCACCCTGGCAGCACCTTAATATGGTGCGGATGCGTGCCATCGAAAATCATCGCTGGATTTTGCGTGCCACGAACACGGGAGTGACGGCGTCAATCAGTCCTAACGGCCGCGTGATCGCTTCAGCGCCTCGCCACATCCGCACGAGCATTCGTGTCGGCTTTGCGTACGAGCACGACCTCACCTTTTACGCGGCGCACGGCGATATCTTCGCCTATGCTTGCGCTTTGGCGACCGCTCTGGCGCTGGCCTTCAGCCTCCGCACCAAATTGCCGTAA
- a CDS encoding DinB family protein — MSATKAPAKADTSAELRKQLVALLRGGEAHVTFEDAIKDFPIEHRGTVPPNLPYSAWQLLEHLRIAQRDILNFSAPPTGGYHPLKWPEAYWPESPEPPSAHAWDATIAAIRKDLEHFEALISKPEADLFKPFRWGDGQNLLREALLVADHSAYHLGELVVLRRLLGAWHK; from the coding sequence ATGAGCGCAACCAAAGCCCCTGCCAAAGCCGATACATCTGCCGAGCTGCGTAAACAGCTCGTTGCCCTGCTTCGCGGAGGCGAGGCCCACGTCACGTTTGAGGACGCGATTAAAGATTTTCCGATCGAGCACCGCGGCACTGTGCCACCCAATCTGCCTTATTCGGCGTGGCAGCTGCTTGAGCATCTCCGTATCGCCCAGCGCGACATCCTGAACTTCAGCGCCCCACCGACGGGCGGCTATCATCCGCTCAAGTGGCCAGAGGCGTACTGGCCGGAGTCTCCCGAGCCACCCTCCGCGCATGCCTGGGACGCGACGATCGCCGCTATCCGCAAGGACCTCGAACACTTCGAGGCGCTCATCAGCAAACCCGAAGCCGATCTCTTCAAGCCCTTTCGCTGGGGTGACGGGCAAAATCTTCTGCGCGAAGCCCTGCTGGTCGCCGATCACTCCGCCTACCACCTCGGAGAACTCGTCGTTTTGCGCCGCCTTCTCGGGGCATGGCACAAGTAA
- the mazG gene encoding nucleoside triphosphate pyrophosphohydrolase, giving the protein MASPTSEEVAQHLLEAVAIMARLRAPDGCPWDREQTFDSIKRYTLEETYEVFDAIERRAWPDLKDELGDLLLQVLFYAQMASEAGYFNIADVAANLNAKLIRRHPHVFADVDASDADAVLRNWEQIKREEKQATAGSARSLLDDVPRAMPAMLEANKLGSRAAKIGFDWPNADGRAGELFAKLQEEIGELQAELNGSQTGQTPPLAVEEELGDLLFTAVNLARHLKVDPEAALRASNAKFRGRFRAMEEAAGGTDALASHTPPQLEERWNEAKMSASKSPKS; this is encoded by the coding sequence ATGGCGTCGCCAACGAGTGAAGAGGTCGCCCAGCATCTTCTTGAGGCCGTAGCGATTATGGCTCGTCTGCGCGCGCCGGACGGCTGTCCGTGGGACCGCGAGCAGACCTTTGATTCCATCAAGCGATACACGCTGGAAGAGACCTATGAGGTCTTCGATGCCATTGAGCGACGTGCGTGGCCCGATCTGAAGGATGAGCTTGGAGACCTTCTGCTTCAGGTGCTGTTTTATGCGCAGATGGCCTCGGAGGCGGGCTACTTCAATATTGCCGATGTCGCTGCCAATTTGAATGCGAAACTTATCCGCCGTCATCCTCATGTTTTTGCAGATGTAGATGCCAGCGATGCTGACGCTGTTCTGCGCAACTGGGAGCAGATCAAGCGCGAGGAGAAACAGGCGACGGCGGGTTCTGCGCGCTCTTTGCTGGACGATGTGCCACGCGCTATGCCTGCGATGCTGGAGGCTAATAAGTTGGGCTCACGCGCTGCGAAGATCGGCTTCGACTGGCCCAACGCTGATGGCCGTGCGGGTGAGTTGTTCGCCAAGTTGCAGGAAGAGATCGGTGAACTTCAAGCTGAATTGAACGGGTCTCAGACTGGCCAAACTCCCCCACTCGCTGTCGAAGAGGAGTTGGGGGATTTGCTTTTTACTGCGGTCAATCTTGCGCGTCATCTCAAGGTCGATCCCGAAGCAGCTCTCCGCGCTTCGAATGCAAAGTTTCGCGGCCGGTTTCGGGCGATGGAAGAGGCCGCGGGGGGAACGGATGCCTTGGCCTCGCATACGCCTCCGCAGCTCGAAGAAAGATGGAACGAGGCGAAGATGAGTGCCTCTAAGTCGCCAAAGTCATGA
- a CDS encoding class I SAM-dependent methyltransferase, with translation MRNLFGGSDSSGSTRGANAARVPRHSSGWKDLLKHLRSEESLRILDIGPTSSTNINYITSLGHSIYMANLVEEASKPEWMIPGEAGEAPKYDVEGFLTANLNFSGRHFDVVILWDTADYLPEPLLIAVLSRLHEVMEPGGLMLAFFHATTDPGTSFCRYHLTDTEFVEMQKAGNYPLLQIYSNRKIENMLSAFSNYRFFLAKDSLREVIVTR, from the coding sequence ATGCGCAATCTCTTCGGCGGCAGTGACAGTTCAGGCAGCACGCGTGGGGCCAATGCGGCTCGGGTACCTCGCCACTCCAGCGGATGGAAGGATTTGCTCAAGCACCTTCGATCGGAGGAGTCGCTACGCATTCTTGACATCGGCCCGACGTCCTCGACCAACATCAACTACATCACCAGCCTTGGCCACAGCATCTACATGGCGAACCTGGTGGAAGAGGCGTCGAAGCCTGAGTGGATGATCCCAGGAGAAGCCGGGGAGGCGCCGAAGTACGACGTCGAAGGGTTTCTTACGGCCAATCTCAATTTCTCGGGCCGCCACTTTGATGTTGTTATTCTTTGGGATACGGCGGACTATCTTCCGGAGCCTCTGCTGATCGCTGTCCTCTCACGGCTCCATGAGGTTATGGAGCCTGGTGGTCTGATGCTGGCCTTCTTCCATGCGACGACCGATCCGGGAACTTCCTTCTGTCGCTATCACCTTACGGATACTGAGTTCGTCGAGATGCAGAAGGCGGGGAACTACCCTCTGCTGCAGATCTACAGCAATCGAAAGATTGAAAATATGCTGAGCGCGTTCAGTAACTATCGATTTTTCCTTGCGAAGGATAGTCTCCGTGAAGTAATTGTCACCCGATAG
- a CDS encoding APC family permease, which translates to MASKQTTHKPQSNRVRLVVASSVMLTFISFWRAAAIVLNDLGSSAFYAGGIAEEAVGKSAPWFILGVMLFSFAVRAVYVESCSMFTRGGVYRIVKEALGGTFAKLSVSALMFDYILTGPISGVSAGQYIVGLLNELLRLCAAHHWMHMLVAHADGTARQLAVDGTSATIAAMITIYFWWQNTKGIEESSDKALKVMKITTVMVVILLSWSIFSVFRTGAHLPPLPTPDNLHFSKDALGFLKHTSFARTLGLFGIIMAFGHSVLAMSGEESLAQVNREIEHPKLKNLKRAAIVIAIYSFIFTGIGSLLAVMLIPDSVRVPLYRDNLIAGITMYVVGPLALRIGFRVFVVIVGFLILGGAVNTAIVGSTGVLMRVAEDGVLTDWFRRPQRKYGTSYRIVNLVAGLQMFTIIVTRGDVIMLGEAYAFGVIWSFTFNSLAMLVLRWKYHGERGWKVPLNIRIGKTEIPLGLISVFLVLLTTAVVNLFTKSVATVSGVIFAAAFFVIFSLSERDNKRRHDLTTRQMREHFQLEHQDTVGREALEIRPGAVVVTMRDSATPFALKWALTHTDTDSQDIVVLAARMMGVGGPEYLDASEQLFSEHEQMLFTKAVSIAESFGKHISLLVVPAGDIFAALVQTANSLDAAAVVSGLSSKLTAEEQAYHVGQAWEALPEPKRQFTFYVIKPDGDALSFHIGPHAPAILPDEVQLVHRLWLNLRRAPEMKDLHHSDIVTYALTRMAAEFARDKQGTLKGLEKCMQEIHSRRGLGASHYEELDDTGPGYAIRARAHLSHDDSEATFKQNN; encoded by the coding sequence ATGGCATCCAAACAAACTACGCATAAGCCGCAATCGAACCGGGTCCGCCTGGTCGTGGCCTCCTCGGTCATGCTCACCTTTATTTCTTTCTGGCGAGCAGCGGCAATTGTTCTCAATGACCTCGGGTCCTCGGCCTTTTATGCGGGTGGAATCGCCGAAGAGGCGGTAGGTAAGTCTGCGCCGTGGTTCATCCTTGGCGTCATGCTGTTCAGCTTCGCTGTGCGCGCGGTCTACGTCGAGAGCTGCAGCATGTTCACGCGCGGCGGGGTCTACCGCATTGTGAAAGAAGCGCTGGGTGGAACGTTCGCCAAACTGAGCGTCTCTGCGCTGATGTTCGATTACATCCTGACCGGCCCGATCTCCGGCGTGTCTGCCGGGCAGTACATCGTAGGGCTGCTGAACGAGTTGCTCCGGCTATGCGCGGCACATCATTGGATGCACATGCTCGTCGCACATGCCGATGGCACCGCCCGGCAGCTTGCAGTCGATGGAACATCCGCGACCATCGCCGCTATGATCACCATCTATTTCTGGTGGCAGAACACGAAGGGCATCGAAGAGTCGAGCGACAAGGCCCTGAAGGTGATGAAGATCACCACCGTAATGGTTGTGATTCTCCTAAGTTGGAGCATCTTTTCCGTGTTCCGCACGGGAGCACACCTGCCTCCGCTGCCGACGCCTGACAACCTGCACTTCAGCAAGGACGCTCTAGGGTTCCTGAAGCACACCAGCTTCGCCCGAACCCTCGGACTCTTCGGTATCATCATGGCATTTGGACACTCGGTACTGGCGATGAGCGGCGAAGAATCGCTGGCGCAGGTGAATCGCGAGATCGAGCATCCGAAGCTCAAAAACCTGAAGCGCGCGGCCATTGTGATCGCGATCTATAGCTTCATCTTCACCGGCATCGGCTCACTGCTGGCCGTGATGCTGATTCCTGACTCGGTGCGCGTCCCGCTATATCGCGACAACCTCATCGCCGGTATCACGATGTACGTCGTAGGCCCCCTGGCGTTGCGTATCGGCTTCCGCGTCTTCGTCGTCATCGTGGGCTTCCTGATTCTAGGCGGCGCAGTGAATACGGCCATCGTCGGCTCGACCGGCGTGCTAATGCGTGTAGCTGAAGACGGCGTCCTGACAGACTGGTTCCGCAGACCACAGCGAAAGTACGGGACGAGCTACCGCATCGTAAACCTCGTCGCCGGACTGCAGATGTTCACGATCATCGTGACGCGCGGCGACGTGATCATGCTCGGCGAAGCATACGCGTTCGGCGTGATCTGGAGCTTCACCTTCAACTCGCTGGCCATGCTCGTGCTGCGATGGAAGTACCACGGCGAGCGCGGATGGAAGGTTCCCCTCAATATCCGCATTGGTAAGACAGAGATTCCTCTTGGGCTTATTTCGGTCTTCCTCGTCCTGCTAACTACCGCTGTTGTCAACCTATTCACAAAATCGGTAGCTACAGTAAGTGGCGTCATCTTTGCCGCGGCCTTCTTTGTTATCTTCTCGCTATCCGAGCGTGATAATAAACGGCGGCATGATCTGACTACCCGTCAGATGCGGGAACACTTTCAACTAGAGCATCAGGACACGGTCGGCCGTGAAGCGCTCGAAATTCGCCCCGGCGCGGTCGTCGTTACCATGCGCGATTCGGCCACCCCCTTCGCGCTGAAGTGGGCGCTGACTCATACTGATACCGACTCGCAGGACATTGTGGTTCTAGCCGCCCGTATGATGGGCGTGGGTGGCCCTGAATATCTCGATGCTTCCGAGCAGTTATTCAGTGAACACGAGCAGATGTTGTTTACCAAGGCCGTCTCGATCGCTGAAAGTTTTGGAAAGCATATCTCCCTGCTGGTAGTTCCTGCCGGCGATATCTTCGCGGCGCTCGTGCAGACAGCTAACTCACTGGATGCTGCGGCGGTAGTGTCCGGGCTTTCGAGTAAGCTGACGGCAGAAGAACAGGCATATCACGTAGGTCAGGCTTGGGAGGCGTTACCAGAGCCGAAACGTCAATTTACTTTTTATGTCATCAAACCGGATGGTGATGCGCTGAGCTTCCATATTGGACCTCATGCTCCTGCAATCCTGCCTGATGAAGTGCAGCTTGTCCATCGTCTATGGCTGAACCTAAGACGTGCACCTGAGATGAAGGACCTGCACCACAGTGACATCGTCACCTATGCTCTGACCCGCATGGCTGCTGAATTTGCACGTGATAAGCAAGGAACATTGAAAGGGCTGGAGAAGTGCATGCAGGAGATCCACAGCCGTCGCGGCTTAGGCGCTTCGCACTATGAAGAGTTAGACGATACCGGACCAGGCTACGCAATTCGGGCACGCGCTCATCTAAGTCATGATGATTCCGAAGCTACTTTCAAGCAAAATAACTAG
- a CDS encoding DUF3311 domain-containing protein → MASTVVASSTNTMTTPPKYKRSRWTLLLALPYLGLCFPQIYARATPTLWGFPFFYWYQLAWVILASALMGFVYRKLKT, encoded by the coding sequence ATGGCATCTACCGTGGTAGCATCATCCACAAACACGATGACGACGCCGCCAAAATACAAGCGAAGCCGATGGACGCTCCTTCTTGCACTACCCTATCTGGGATTGTGCTTCCCTCAAATCTACGCGCGCGCCACACCCACACTATGGGGATTTCCATTCTTCTACTGGTACCAGCTTGCCTGGGTCATTCTGGCTTCGGCATTAATGGGCTTCGTTTACCGTAAGCTGAAGACTTAG
- the menC gene encoding o-succinylbenzoate synthase, whose translation MLTIDAIHLREINMPLAHPFETSFGLTTGRRIMLVEIEAEGLTAWGECVAGEHPYFSDEMVDTAWIIAETELAPRLLEADLEGGNSCPTLFKQVRGHRMAKAAFENAVWDLEAQVERVPLAKLLGGTRKVIPCGVSIGIQPSLEQLMDKIATELDAGYQRIKLKCKPGWDNRIFEAVRKVWPDILLSCDANSVYRMKDLDHITTWDEFGLLMIEQPLWYDDFYFHSMLQKRIETAICLDEAIRNRRDALAAIDMESCRIINIKVGRVGGFCEAVAVHNAAAERGIPVWCGGMLETGIGRAHNIALSSLPNFSLPGDVSASSRYWEQDIIEPAVTVSSKGEITVPTTPGRGFEVQKDRIERLTVRRQSFHAKARVTV comes from the coding sequence ATGCTCACTATCGATGCCATTCACTTGCGCGAGATCAATATGCCTCTGGCTCATCCGTTCGAGACCAGCTTCGGCCTTACCACGGGCCGCCGCATCATGCTGGTCGAGATCGAAGCCGAGGGCCTGACTGCCTGGGGCGAGTGCGTCGCAGGCGAACACCCCTACTTCAGCGACGAGATGGTCGATACAGCCTGGATCATTGCCGAGACGGAGCTTGCGCCACGGTTGCTCGAAGCGGATCTGGAGGGAGGCAATAGTTGCCCCACCTTGTTCAAGCAGGTTCGCGGCCACCGTATGGCCAAAGCGGCCTTCGAGAATGCGGTCTGGGACCTCGAGGCCCAAGTTGAGCGGGTCCCGCTGGCGAAGCTGCTCGGCGGTACACGTAAGGTCATCCCCTGCGGCGTCTCAATCGGCATTCAGCCTTCGCTCGAACAGTTGATGGACAAGATTGCTACTGAGCTCGATGCGGGTTACCAGCGCATCAAGCTGAAGTGTAAGCCTGGCTGGGACAACCGCATCTTTGAAGCGGTACGTAAGGTGTGGCCCGACATTCTGCTCAGTTGCGACGCCAACTCCGTCTACCGTATGAAGGACCTCGACCACATCACCACTTGGGACGAGTTCGGACTACTGATGATCGAACAGCCTCTTTGGTATGACGATTTTTACTTCCACTCCATGTTGCAGAAGCGGATCGAGACCGCGATTTGTCTGGATGAAGCCATTCGTAACCGTCGCGATGCGCTCGCTGCTATCGACATGGAGTCCTGCCGCATTATCAACATTAAGGTGGGCCGCGTTGGGGGCTTCTGCGAGGCTGTTGCGGTTCACAATGCTGCTGCGGAGCGGGGTATTCCTGTGTGGTGTGGCGGCATGCTGGAGACCGGCATTGGGCGTGCTCACAATATCGCGCTGTCGTCGCTGCCTAACTTCTCGCTGCCCGGCGACGTCTCTGCCTCCAGCCGCTACTGGGAGCAGGACATCATCGAGCCAGCAGTGACTGTCAGCTCCAAGGGCGAGATTACCGTCCCCACTACTCCCGGGCGCGGATTTGAGGTGCAGAAGGACCGCATTGAGAGGCTGACCGTTCGACGTCAGTCGTTCCATGCAAAGGCCCGCGTGACTGTCTGA
- a CDS encoding CoA-binding protein, with translation MNEPEIVREMLGNPAAHPRTIAVIGLSDNPDKPSNYVPTYMQQHGYRILPINPLVESVLGEKSYATLSDLPIKPDIVNVFRLPKFIPAIVDQMLELGLKNLWVQQGIIHPEAAARAEAGGIHVVMDRCIMVEHRRAGLSQFELA, from the coding sequence ATGAACGAACCTGAGATCGTCCGCGAAATGCTCGGCAACCCGGCTGCACACCCCCGCACTATTGCCGTCATTGGCCTGTCCGACAATCCGGACAAGCCCAGCAACTATGTCCCCACCTACATGCAGCAGCACGGCTATCGCATTCTGCCGATCAATCCATTGGTCGAATCTGTTCTCGGCGAAAAGTCGTACGCCACCCTCAGTGATCTACCCATCAAACCCGACATCGTGAACGTCTTCCGCCTGCCGAAGTTCATTCCTGCCATCGTCGATCAGATGCTGGAGCTTGGTCTCAAAAATCTCTGGGTCCAGCAGGGAATCATTCACCCTGAAGCGGCTGCTCGCGCCGAAGCCGGTGGAATTCACGTCGTTATGGATCGCTGCATCATGGTCGAACATCGCCGCGCCGGGCTCTCGCAGTTCGAACTCGCTTAA
- a CDS encoding GNAT family N-acetyltransferase: protein MNIIPHDNLQIHQLTTLEQFERCVVLQLEVWGYSDGDLVPRRVFLLAQKIGGQVIGAFDGDTIVGFAMALPGFRNQRAYLHSHMLAVLPEYRNFGLGRRLKLAQRDDAIARGFELMEWTYDPLEIKNAHLNIARLGAISRRYQPDFYGPSSSPLQGGLPTDRLYAEWWLNSPRVVNLLRGEPQPMEVIERVTVPHAIYQWKQDPQQRSLAEALQRNNRNALLSAFDRGLAIIGYERDASGDGSFLLGHWNEGTGKG, encoded by the coding sequence ATGAATATCATTCCGCACGACAATCTTCAGATTCACCAGTTGACGACCCTTGAACAGTTCGAGCGCTGCGTCGTGCTGCAGCTTGAGGTTTGGGGCTATAGTGACGGCGATCTTGTTCCCCGGCGCGTTTTTTTGCTTGCTCAGAAGATCGGGGGGCAGGTGATCGGGGCCTTTGACGGGGATACGATCGTCGGTTTCGCCATGGCTTTGCCTGGCTTCCGCAATCAGCGAGCCTATCTCCACTCGCACATGCTGGCGGTACTGCCGGAGTACCGTAACTTCGGCCTGGGCCGCCGTCTAAAGCTCGCCCAGCGCGACGATGCCATCGCCAGGGGCTTTGAGCTGATGGAGTGGACCTACGACCCGCTGGAGATCAAAAATGCCCACCTGAATATCGCTCGGCTGGGGGCGATTTCGCGCCGGTATCAGCCAGATTTTTATGGGCCTTCATCATCCCCATTGCAGGGCGGGCTTCCGACAGATAGGCTATACGCGGAATGGTGGCTGAACTCTCCCCGTGTCGTCAATCTGCTGCGCGGAGAGCCTCAGCCAATGGAAGTCATCGAACGCGTCACTGTCCCGCACGCCATCTACCAGTGGAAGCAGGACCCCCAGCAGCGAAGTCTGGCAGAGGCACTGCAGCGTAATAATCGCAATGCACTTCTGTCTGCGTTTGACCGCGGGCTCGCCATCATTGGCTATGAGCGCGATGCCAGCGGCGACGGCAGCTTCCTGCTCGGACACTGGAATGAAGGCACGGGCAAAGGATAA
- the prfB gene encoding peptide chain release factor 2 (programmed frameshift) has translation MISDLEYSYSPVREKVRDLREYLDSARLRRELATIEEKTSDPAVWADPARSQPLMRERKRIENLLADDTELARRSDDIEAYFELAKEGEDTEADLAREIPSLVDFVEKLESKTMLSEESDPLNAIVVVHPGAGGTESQDWAEMLMRMYIRWGERQNFKVEINEVQDGDEAGIKSATFTISGDFAYGLLSGETGVHRLVRISPYDSAKRRHTSFASVFVSPEIDDTIVIDIKPEDLRIDTYRSGGKGGQHVNTTDSAVRITHIPTGLVAGCQNERSQHKNKEKAMKLLRSRLYEYELEKKKVASKKLEDSKLDINFGSQIRNYVLQPYRMAKDLRTRVEVGDVDRVLDGDLEPFIRGYLKARREGGIPAAVGAEDDVP, from the exons ATGATTAGCGATCTTGAATACTCCTACTCCCCGGTCCGCGAAAAGGTTCGCGATCTGCGGGAGTATCTT GACTCGGCCCGCCTCCGTCGTGAACTAGCCACCATAGAAGAGAAAACCTCCGACCCCGCCGTGTGGGCCGATCCTGCGCGTTCGCAGCCGCTGATGCGCGAGCGCAAGCGCATCGAAAACCTGCTGGCCGACGATACTGAACTGGCGCGCCGGTCTGACGACATCGAGGCGTACTTCGAACTGGCCAAAGAAGGCGAAGACACCGAGGCCGACCTCGCTCGCGAGATTCCTTCACTGGTCGATTTCGTCGAGAAGCTAGAGTCCAAGACAATGCTTTCAGAGGAGTCCGATCCGCTGAACGCCATTGTCGTCGTCCACCCCGGCGCGGGCGGCACCGAGAGCCAGGACTGGGCCGAGATGCTGATGCGCATGTACATCCGCTGGGGCGAGCGCCAGAACTTCAAGGTAGAGATCAACGAAGTGCAGGACGGTGACGAGGCCGGCATTAAATCTGCCACCTTTACCATCTCGGGCGACTTCGCCTACGGTCTGCTCTCGGGGGAGACCGGCGTCCATCGTCTCGTGCGCATCTCTCCGTATGACTCCGCCAAGCGCCGCCACACCAGCTTCGCCAGTGTCTTCGTATCGCCCGAGATCGACGACACCATCGTCATCGACATCAAGCCCGAAGATCTGCGTATCGACACCTACCGTTCGGGAGGCAAGGGCGGACAGCACGTCAACACTACCGACTCGGCCGTTCGCATCACGCACATTCCTACAGGCCTTGTCGCGGGCTGCCAGAATGAGCGCTCTCAGCACAAGAACAAAGAGAAGGCGATGAAGCTTCTGCGCTCGCGCCTCTACGAGTACGAACTCGAGAAGAAGAAGGTCGCGAGCAAGAAGCTTGAGGACTCGAAGCTGGATATCAACTTCGGTTCGCAGATTCGCAACTACGTCCTGCAGCCTTATCGCATGGCGAAGGACCTCCGCACCCGCGTCGAAGTGGGGGACGTCGATCGCGTCCTCGATGGCGATCTCGAGCCCTTCATCCGCGGCTATCTCAAAGCGCGCCGCGAGGGAGGAATCCCTGCTGCGGTTGGTGCCGAAGACGATGTGCCCTAA